The Vidua macroura isolate BioBank_ID:100142 chromosome 11, ASM2450914v1, whole genome shotgun sequence genome includes a region encoding these proteins:
- the KATNB1 gene encoding katanin p80 WD40 repeat-containing subunit B1 isoform X1: MAVAVTTKTAWKLQEIMAHSSNVSSVVLGKGSGRMLATGGDDCRVNIWSVSKPNCIMSLTGHTTPIESLQVNPNEKLIVAGSRSGSIRVWDLEAAKVLRTLPGHKANICSLHFHPFGSFVASGSLDTNIKLWDVRRKGCIFTFKGHTEAVRCLRFSPDGKWVASAADDHTVKLWDLTAGKLMFEFTGHTGPVNVVEFHPNEYLLASGSSDRTVRFWDLEKFQVVSCIEEEATPVRCVLFNPDGCCLYSGFQDSLRVYGWEPERCFDVVLVNWGKVADLSISNNQLIGVSFAQSTVSSFVVDLSRVPKSDSVPHGLIRDDQPLVPPTPTGSSLRRIYDRPSTSCSKPQSRVKHNSESERHSPSSEDDRDEKESKAEIQNQEDYKEIFQPKNAICRTPPRNEPFPAPPEDEPGAAKEAVKPSQAADVQTSLPKQELPDPVQRPPIASSTSLTRTEPSVIPAARNEPIGLKASDFLPAVKNQSQTELVDEEAMSQIRKGHETMCVVLTSRHKNLDTVRAVWSTSDIKNSLDSAVAINDLSVVVDLLNIVNQKASLWKLDLCTIVLPQIEKLLQSKYESYVQTGCTSLKLILQRFLPLITDMLAAPPSVGVDISREERLHKCKLCYKQLKNISNVVKNKSGLSGRHGSAFRELLLLMAVLD, translated from the exons AAGAAATCATGGCCCACAGCAGCAATGTATCCTCAGTAGTCCTGGGAAAAGGTTCAGGCCGGATGCTGGCCACTGGAGGAGACGACTGTCGGGTCAACATATGGTCAGTTAGCAAGCCCAACTGCATCATG agcTTGACAGGCCACACAACCCCCATCGAGAGCCTACAAGTCAACCCAAATGAGAAGCTCATAGTTGCAGGGTCCCGGTCAGGGTCCATTCGAGTTTGGGACCTGGAAGCTGCCAAAG TTCTTCGTACCCTACCAGGTCACAAAGCAAATATCTGCAGCCTTCATTTCCATCCTTTTGGAAGCTTTGTGGCATCTGGCTCTTTGGACACCAACATTAAG CTCTGGGATGTAAGAAGAAAAGGCTGTATCTTCACATTCaag GGTCACACAGAAGCAGTTCGGTGTCTCCGCTTCAGCCCTGATGGGAAATGGGTGGCCTCTGCTGCTGATGATCACACTGTAAAG cTGTGGGATCTGACTGCTGGGAAGTTGATGTTTGAGTTTACAGGACACACTGGCCCAGTAAATGTTGTTGAATTCCATCCCAATGAGTACCTTTTGGCTTCTGGCAGCTCTGACAG GACTGTTCGGTTCTGGGACTTGGAGAAGTTTCAAGTTGTGAGCTGTATTGAAGAGGAGGCCACTCCTGTCAG GTGTGTGCTCTTCAACCCGGATGGCTGCTGCTTGTACAGTGGCTTCCAGGATTCGCTGCGTGTGTACGGCTGGGAGCCAGAGCGCTGTTTTGATGTGGTCTTGGTGAACTGGGGAAAAGTAGCTGACTTGTCTATCAGCAACAACCAGCTG ATAGGAGTTTCCTTTGCACAAAGCACAGTCTCTTCCTTCGTTGTGGATCTCAGCAGAGTCCCAAAGTCAGATTCTGTTCCTCACGGGTTGATCAGGGACGACCAGCCTCTTGTGCCACCTACCCCCACAGGGTCCTCCCTTCGCCGCATCTACGACAGGCCCTCAACGAGCTGCAGCAAGCCGCAGAG CAGAGTGAAGCACAACTCAGAGAGTGAGAGGCACAGTCCTAGCAGTGAAGATGACCGGGATGAGAAGGAATCAAAGGCTGAGATCCAGAACCAGGAGGATTACAAAGAGATCTTCCAGCCCAAGAATGCAATTT GCCGAACTCCTCCTCGAAATGAgccctttcctgctcctcctgaggATG agcctggagctgcaaaGGAAGCCGTGAAGCCCAGCCAAGCTGCGGATGTCCAGACCTCGCTGCCAAAGCAAGAGCTC CCTGATCCAGTCCAGAGGCCACCGATTGCCTCCTCAACTTCTTTGACCAGAACAGAGCCATCAGTaattcctgcagccaggaatGAGCCCATTGGCCTGAAGGCCTCTGACTTTCTCCCA GCTGTGAAAAACCAAAGCCAGACGGAGCTGGTGGATGAGGAGGCCATGTCCCAGATCAGGAAAGGCCACGAGACCATGTGCGTGGTGCTCACCAGCCGCCACAAGAACCTGGACACCGTGCGGGCTGTGTGGAGCACCAGTGACATCAAG AACTCTCTGGACTCTGCAGTGGCAATCAATGATCTGTCTGTTGTTGTGGATCTCTTGAATATTGTCAACCAAAAAGC GTCTCTCTGGAAGCTGGATTTGTGTACTATAGTCCTGCCACAGATAGAAAAACTACTCCAAAGTAAATATGAAAG TTACGTGCAGACTGGCTGCACATCCCTGAAACTCATTCTCCAGAGATTCCTGCCACTCATCACGGACATGCTCGCTGCACCACCTTCTGTTGGAGTGGACatcagcagagaggaaag GCTTCACAAATGCAAGTTATGCTACAAGCAGCTGAAAAACATCAGCAACGTTGTCAAGAACAAGTCTGGGCTCAGCGGCCGCCATGGTAGTGCCTTTCGGGAACTGCTTCTCCTCATGGCTGTCCTGGACTAA
- the KATNB1 gene encoding katanin p80 WD40 repeat-containing subunit B1 isoform X2 produces MAVAVTTKTAWKLQEIMAHSSNVSSVVLGKGSGRMLATGGDDCRVNIWSVSKPNCIMSLTGHTTPIESLQVNPNEKLIVAGSRSGSIRVWDLEAAKVLRTLPGHKANICSLHFHPFGSFVASGSLDTNIKLWDVRRKGCIFTFKGHTEAVRCLRFSPDGKWVASAADDHTVKLWDLTAGKLMFEFTGHTGPVNVVEFHPNEYLLASGSSDRTVRFWDLEKFQVVSCIEEEATPVRCVLFNPDGCCLYSGFQDSLRVYGWEPERCFDVVLVNWGKVADLSISNNQLIGVSFAQSTVSSFVVDLSRVPKSDSVPHGLIRDDQPLVPPTPTGSSLRRIYDRPSTSCSKPQRVKHNSESERHSPSSEDDRDEKESKAEIQNQEDYKEIFQPKNAICRTPPRNEPFPAPPEDEPGAAKEAVKPSQAADVQTSLPKQELPDPVQRPPIASSTSLTRTEPSVIPAARNEPIGLKASDFLPAVKNQSQTELVDEEAMSQIRKGHETMCVVLTSRHKNLDTVRAVWSTSDIKNSLDSAVAINDLSVVVDLLNIVNQKASLWKLDLCTIVLPQIEKLLQSKYESYVQTGCTSLKLILQRFLPLITDMLAAPPSVGVDISREERLHKCKLCYKQLKNISNVVKNKSGLSGRHGSAFRELLLLMAVLD; encoded by the exons AAGAAATCATGGCCCACAGCAGCAATGTATCCTCAGTAGTCCTGGGAAAAGGTTCAGGCCGGATGCTGGCCACTGGAGGAGACGACTGTCGGGTCAACATATGGTCAGTTAGCAAGCCCAACTGCATCATG agcTTGACAGGCCACACAACCCCCATCGAGAGCCTACAAGTCAACCCAAATGAGAAGCTCATAGTTGCAGGGTCCCGGTCAGGGTCCATTCGAGTTTGGGACCTGGAAGCTGCCAAAG TTCTTCGTACCCTACCAGGTCACAAAGCAAATATCTGCAGCCTTCATTTCCATCCTTTTGGAAGCTTTGTGGCATCTGGCTCTTTGGACACCAACATTAAG CTCTGGGATGTAAGAAGAAAAGGCTGTATCTTCACATTCaag GGTCACACAGAAGCAGTTCGGTGTCTCCGCTTCAGCCCTGATGGGAAATGGGTGGCCTCTGCTGCTGATGATCACACTGTAAAG cTGTGGGATCTGACTGCTGGGAAGTTGATGTTTGAGTTTACAGGACACACTGGCCCAGTAAATGTTGTTGAATTCCATCCCAATGAGTACCTTTTGGCTTCTGGCAGCTCTGACAG GACTGTTCGGTTCTGGGACTTGGAGAAGTTTCAAGTTGTGAGCTGTATTGAAGAGGAGGCCACTCCTGTCAG GTGTGTGCTCTTCAACCCGGATGGCTGCTGCTTGTACAGTGGCTTCCAGGATTCGCTGCGTGTGTACGGCTGGGAGCCAGAGCGCTGTTTTGATGTGGTCTTGGTGAACTGGGGAAAAGTAGCTGACTTGTCTATCAGCAACAACCAGCTG ATAGGAGTTTCCTTTGCACAAAGCACAGTCTCTTCCTTCGTTGTGGATCTCAGCAGAGTCCCAAAGTCAGATTCTGTTCCTCACGGGTTGATCAGGGACGACCAGCCTCTTGTGCCACCTACCCCCACAGGGTCCTCCCTTCGCCGCATCTACGACAGGCCCTCAACGAGCTGCAGCAAGCCGCAGAG AGTGAAGCACAACTCAGAGAGTGAGAGGCACAGTCCTAGCAGTGAAGATGACCGGGATGAGAAGGAATCAAAGGCTGAGATCCAGAACCAGGAGGATTACAAAGAGATCTTCCAGCCCAAGAATGCAATTT GCCGAACTCCTCCTCGAAATGAgccctttcctgctcctcctgaggATG agcctggagctgcaaaGGAAGCCGTGAAGCCCAGCCAAGCTGCGGATGTCCAGACCTCGCTGCCAAAGCAAGAGCTC CCTGATCCAGTCCAGAGGCCACCGATTGCCTCCTCAACTTCTTTGACCAGAACAGAGCCATCAGTaattcctgcagccaggaatGAGCCCATTGGCCTGAAGGCCTCTGACTTTCTCCCA GCTGTGAAAAACCAAAGCCAGACGGAGCTGGTGGATGAGGAGGCCATGTCCCAGATCAGGAAAGGCCACGAGACCATGTGCGTGGTGCTCACCAGCCGCCACAAGAACCTGGACACCGTGCGGGCTGTGTGGAGCACCAGTGACATCAAG AACTCTCTGGACTCTGCAGTGGCAATCAATGATCTGTCTGTTGTTGTGGATCTCTTGAATATTGTCAACCAAAAAGC GTCTCTCTGGAAGCTGGATTTGTGTACTATAGTCCTGCCACAGATAGAAAAACTACTCCAAAGTAAATATGAAAG TTACGTGCAGACTGGCTGCACATCCCTGAAACTCATTCTCCAGAGATTCCTGCCACTCATCACGGACATGCTCGCTGCACCACCTTCTGTTGGAGTGGACatcagcagagaggaaag GCTTCACAAATGCAAGTTATGCTACAAGCAGCTGAAAAACATCAGCAACGTTGTCAAGAACAAGTCTGGGCTCAGCGGCCGCCATGGTAGTGCCTTTCGGGAACTGCTTCTCCTCATGGCTGTCCTGGACTAA
- the KIFC3 gene encoding kinesin-like protein KIFC3: MITSRTAWDLGSGPSAGAAWKTKDLAPDGRGQDRLGTGGGAGASPRAPLLPALLHHKILSVSWPDTANPRGLCRALQALRDTTCKRREEPRHQAPTPATEEPPAAPREPAAAAAVQAASTMNLEKAGGRLCGGKRASLSTARPFPVIQEVMASMAHLQKEKLRLQEELLELQEKLAAQENNELSLSLQLQGQVETLKAKLLEQAQEISRLRSEQGGTDAEKHRDLLAAENERLRQEMKALEGELRELQRQQQAPCRDCPHLQENARLQEQLSQLQQEAEEMRAKLVELDLEVQQKTNRLAEVELRLKDSLAERAEEEERLSRRLRDSQETIASLKSQPQQIKYIIKTVEVESAKAKQALCETQSRNQYLQEQVGMQKQVLKEMEQQLQSSQKTEAQLRAQIMMYEAELERAHGQMLEEMQAMEEEKNHAIEEAFSRAQVEMKAVHENLAGVRTNLLTLQPALRTLTHDYNSLKRQVRDFPLLLQETLRSARAEISQAIEEVHSTNRELLRKYRRELQLRKKCHNELVRLKGNIRVFGRVRPITKEDGEGPEAANAVTFDADDDAVLHLLHKGKQVSFELDKVFPPQASQEEVFQEVQALVTSCIDGYNVCIFAYGQTGAGKTYTMEGTAANPGINQRALQLLFSEVRGKAADWDYTITVSAAEIYNEALRDLLGKEPQEKLEIKLCPDGSGQLYVPGLTEFRVQSVEDINKVFEFGHIKRVTECTNLNEHSSRSHALLIVTVRGLDRSTGLRTTGKLNLVDLAGSERVGRSGAEGSRLREAQHINKSLSALGDVIYALRSRQGHVPFRNSKLTYLLQDSLSGDSKTLMMVQVSPAEKNTSETLCSLKFAERVRSVELGPVSRKAELGSWPSQEHLEGDSPGSTAPPGRGHASPSPGQLSSRSASIRRKLQTSGKLRPIPL; encoded by the exons GGGGCGGAGCAGGCGCCTCTCCCCGGGCTCCTCTGCTACCAGCACTGCTTCACCATAAAATCCTCAGCGTGAGCTGGCCGGACACTGCAAACCCCCGTGGGCTCTGCCGGGCTCTCCAG GCCCTGCGGGACACGACGTGCAAGCGGCGGGAGGAGCCGCGGCACCAAGCCCCGACACCGGCCACGGAGGAGCCGCCTGCAGCCCCCCGTGAGCCGGCGGCTGCCGCGGCGGTGCAGGCAGCCTCCACCATGAACCTGGAGAAAGCAG GAGGGAGGCTCTGTGGTGGGAAACGCGCCAGCCTGTCCACGGCCCGGCCCTTCCCCGTGATCCAGGAGGTGATGGCCTCCATGGCACACCTGCAGAAGGAGAAGCTgcggctgcaggaggagctgctggagctgcaggagaagctCGCTGCCCAGGAGAACAACGagctctccctctctctccagctgcaaGGCCAG GTAGAAACTCTGAAGGCAaagctcctggagcaggcacAGGAGATCAGCCGGCTGCGCTCGGAGCAG GGCGGCACGGATGCGGAGAAGCACCGGGACCTGCTGGCGGCCGAGAACGAGCGCCTGCGGCAGGAGATGAAAGCGTTGGAGGGGGAGCTGCGGGAGctgcagcggcagcagcaggcacCGTGCAGGGACTGCCCCCACCTGCAG GAGAAcgccaggctgcaggagcagctgtcccagctgcagcaggaggcagaggagatgCGGGCCAAGCTGGTGGAGCTGGACCTGGAGGTGCAGCAGAAGACGAACCGCTTGGCTGAGGTGGAGCTGCGACTCAAGGACTCCCTGGCTGAGAGGgccgaggaggaggagcggCTCAGCCGGCGGCTGCGGGACAGCCAGGAGACCATCGCCAGCCTCAagtcccagccccagcagatAAAG TACATCATCAAGACGGTGGAGGTGGAGTCAGCCAAGGCAAAACAAGCCCTGTGCGAGACCCAGTCCCGAAACCAGTacctgcaggagcaggtgggGATGCAGAAGCAGGTGCTGAAGgagatggagcagcagctgcagagctcccagaaGACAGAGGCTCAGCTCCGAGCTCAG ATCATGATGTACGAGGCTGAGCTGGAGCGAGCCCATGGGCAGATGCTGGAGGAGATGCAGGCgatggaggaagagaagaaccACGCCATTGAAGAGGCATTTTCCCGTGCCCAGGTGGAGATGAAGGCAGTGCATGAGAACCTGGCAG GTGTCCGGACCAACCTGCTGACGCTGCAGCCGGCGCTGCGCACCCTCACCCATGACTACAACAGCCTGAAGCGTCAGGTCCGCGACTTCCCCCTGCTTCTCCAGGAGACCCTGCGCAGTGCCAGGGCCGAG ATCAGCCAGGCCATTGAGGAGGTGCACAGCACCAACCGGGAGCTGCTGCGCAAGTACCGGCGGGAGCTGCAGCTCCGCAAGAAGTGTCACAACGAGCTGGTGCGGCTCAAAG GAAACATCCGTGTTTTTGGGCGAGTCCGCCCCATCACAAAAGAGGACGGGGAAGGTCCTGAGGCAGCCAACGCTGTGACCTTTGATGCTGACGATGATGCTGTCCTGCACCTCCTGCACAAGGGGAAGCAGGTGTCCTTTGAGCTGGACAAGGTCTTTCCCCCACAAGCATCCCAGGAGGAG GTGTTTCAGGAGGTTCAAGCCCTGGTCACCTCCTGCATTGATGGCTACAATGTCTGCATCTTTGCCTatgggcagacaggggcaggAAAAACCTACACGATGGAG GGGACGGCAGCAAACCCAGGGATCAACCAGCgggccctgcagctcctcttctCCGAGGTGCGGGGCAAAGCGGCTGACTGGGACTACACCATCACCGTCAGCGCCGCCGAGATCTACAATGAGGCACTCAG GGACTTGCTGGGGAAGGAGCCGCAGGAGAAGCTGGAGATCAAGCTGTGCCCTGATGGCAGCGGGCAGCTCTACGTGCCTGGACTCACCGAGTTCAGGGTGCAGAGCGTGGAGGACATCAACAAG GTCTTTGAGTTTGGCCACATCAAGCGGGTGACAGAGTGCACCAACCTGAATGAGCACAGCTCTCGCTCCCACGCCCTCCTCATCGTCACCGTCCGCGGCCTCGACCGCAGCACGGGGCTCCGCACCACAG GGAAGCTGAATCTGGTGGACCTGGCAGGCTCGGAGCGGGTCGGGCGGTCGGGCGCGGAGGGCAGCCGGCTCCGTGAGGCGCAGCACATCAACAAATCCCTGTCGGCGCTGGGCGATGTCATCTACGCCCTGCGCTCCCGGCAGGGCCACGTGCCCTTCCGCAACTCCAAGCTGACCTACCTGCTGCAGGACTCGCTCAGCGGCGACAGCAAGACCCTCATGATGGTGCAG GTCTCCCCTGCCGAGAAGAACACCAGCGAGACGCTGTGCTCCCTGAAGTTTGCCGAGAGGGTTCGCTCTGTGGAGCTGGGTCCTGTCTCCCGcaaggctgagctgggctcctgGCCCAGCCAGGAGCACCTGGAG ggTGACTCGCCAGGTTCCACAGCACCACCTGGCCGGGGTCACgcatcccccagcccagggcagctctccAGTCGCTCTGCCTCCATCCGCAGGAAGCTCCAGACCTCAG GGAAGCTGAGGCCAATCCCCCTGTGA